One stretch of Eupeodes corollae chromosome 2, idEupCoro1.1, whole genome shotgun sequence DNA includes these proteins:
- the LOC129944336 gene encoding putative uncharacterized protein DDB_G0289263, which yields MFATDLKILTLTTNDVKSENNSPMIRYQKQQNLSQKYQNNNVIHHHNNNNNNNSNNRKKVPKVPVVNSNNNANKNHHNTNSQSYATNNHNHNHNRKKLNNHQLNNNTCTTKSNSNMIKNQNTHTPTSGGSNANIVIKNNTNNLCSDRDQIVVPKSRCDSLVSKNIASDLISTSTFQKPSTSSNSLVSSSSSLSSSSSSLSSSTNIGNNSSFNNNSNNNNKGRVAIRFGTTVSNHQRKKSQQIEEDINSKKSPIPIMVVSTSGGSNNNYQQLPAVFTAPICTTSSAPSSAPVSPSSYSLDFLHSVGVQMAGGADPRHLGNNHHHHVYSNSATVSPARSAHNMIVQGQRIIYQDIPPPEKRTLLLDHTQHKYSPKVHSPTYSDYQSYDIPILINQNHHPGGDCFSSPYNYPPLNNNYKRNSFIPVSYPYQKSHNEGYASGNNTPNQTYNRNRNQSKAWNNGNANAHKNASNGMPKHNGEYANSNSNSQNMNRVKNHQNIRNLTYVTTDSNNNKYLDGSSRSQSSSPKSENPVAINNKATNKSECPPPVNTLTQIPGKGETLNAVDIAHYRVASEGYESDSSNSSCGKKANAGHRNFLSSSSSSISSTEIPYQPPSSIGFNFPTSFTEEDVMQTFYGSEHNLAHLLPALHAQFMCSAHGIYPQNENSTEFQQQQHQHQQHQHHKKSQTHRSSYRGGRDRFLARSHLVEIKEVPRTLLTCSKWDNLSQGIWNKFINAQQTEDTFKRKMKLWRYLYIIVKNAYPRLGLYLVGSTMSGFGADTSDIDMCLVSRAMSNIDPRMEALFNLTLLRDCLIKTGEFEKFNLIGAKVPILRFKDRVHNLEVDLNFNNCVGIRNTHLLFCYSQLDWRLRPLVLVIKLWAQYHNINNAKNMTISSYSLVLMVIHFLQCAVSPPVLPCLHEMYPDKFTLIHRSNDFGHVDMNETMAPYDSQNTQPIGQLFLQFLQYYSNFNYSQFAISIRTGALIPVEYCRQAKSLKNDIHQWKELCIEEPFDLTNTARSVYDYDTFERVKLVFITSYRVLQETLDINSIFTPLVPVWPVQEN from the exons atGTTCGCaacagatttaaaaattttaacattaactACAAATGATGTAAAGAGCGAGAATAATTCGCCAATGATAagatatcaaaaacaacaaaatttatcacaaaaatatcaaaacaataatGTAATACACCatcacaacaacaataacaataataatagcAACAATAGAAAGAAAGTTCCAAAAGTCCCTGTAGTAAATAGTAACAATAACGCAAATAAGAATCATCACAATACCAATAGTCAGTCTTATGCAACGAACAATCACAATCATAATCACAATCGCAAAAAACTCAATAATCatcaattaaataataacaCTTGCACTACAAAATCAAATAGCAATatgattaaaaatcaaaacactcACACACCCACAAGCGGTGGTAGCAACGCCAAtatagttattaaaaataacacaaataacCTTTGCAGTGATCGTGATCAAATCGTGGTACCAAAAAGCCGCTGTGATAGCTTAGTCAGTAAAAATATTGCAAGTGACCTAATCTCTACGTCAACGTTTCAAAAACCTTCAACTAGCTCAAATTCATTAGTTTCGTCGTCTTCATCtttgtcgtcatcatcatcgtcattatcCTCCTCAACTAATATTGGTAATAATAGTAGTTTTAATAAtaacagtaataataataataagggcCGAGTAGCGATTCGATTTGGCACTACTGTATCGAATCATCAGCGCAAAAAGTCACAACAAATTGAAGAAGATATTAATAGTAAAAAGTCTCCAATTCCCATAATGGTGGTCAGTACCAGTGGGGGTTCGAATAATAATTATCAACAACTGCCAGCTGTTTTCACAGCGCCCATTTGCACAACATCGAGTGCTCCTTCATCTGCCCCTGTCTCACCGAGCTCGTATTCTCTCGATTTTTTACATTCGGTTGGTGTACAAATGGCGGGTGGTGCAGATCCTCGTCATTTGGGGaataaccatcatcatcacgTTTATAGCAATAGTGCTACGGTATCTCCTGCTCGAAGTGCACATAATATGATTGTTCAAGGCCAGCGAATAATCTACCAGGACATACCTCCTCCAGAAAAACGAACCCTCCTCCTAGACCATACCCAACATAAGTATAGTCCGAAAGTTCATTCGCCTACATACAGTGACTATCAGAGCTATGATATTCCGATTCTGATAAACCAGAATCATCATCCTGGAGGCGATTGTTTTTCCTCACCGTACAACTACCCGCCATTAAACAACAACTACAAACGCAACAGCTTCATTCCCGTTTCCTACCCATACCAAAAATCACACAATGAAGGTTATGCGAGTGGAAACAATACACCAAACCAAACGTACAATCGAAACAGAAATCAATCGAAAGCGTGGAACAATGGCAATGCTAACGCGCACAAGAATGCTTCCAACGGAATGCCGAAACACAATGGGGAATATGCCAATTCCAATTCAAACTCCCAAAATATGAATCGCGTTAAAAACCATCAAAACATTAGGAACCTAACCTATGTGACAACAGATTCCAATAATAACAAGTATTTGGATGGAAGCAGTAGATCGCAATCATCCAGTCCAAAATCAGAGAATCCGGTGGCGATTAATAACAAGGCAACAAACAAATCTGAGTGTCCACCGCCTGTGAATACTCTCACTCAGATTCCAGGAAAAGGCGAAACATTAAATGCCGTTGATATCGCACACTATCGGGTCGCAAGCGAAGGTTATGAATCGGATTCTTCGAATTCCAGTTGCGGCAAAAAAGCCAATGCAGGACATCGTAATTTTCTCTCCTCTTCATCTTCGTCAATATCGTCTACGGAAATTCCTTATCAACCACCCTCGAGTATTGGTTTTAATTTCCCAACATCGTTTACCGAAGAAGACGTTATGCAGACTTTTTATGGATCAGAACATAACTTGGCGCATTTATTGCCGGCATTGCATGCCCAATTTATGTGTAGTGCTCATGGAATCTATCctcaaaatgaaaattcaaccgaattccaacaacaacagcaccaACATCAACAACACCAACACCATAAAAAGAG TCAAACACATCGCAGTTCTTATCGAGGAGGAAGAG ATAGATTTCTTGCCCGATCGCATCtcgttgaaataaaagaagttcCTCGTACATTGCTGACGTGTTCAAAGTGGGATAATTTATCACAAGGCATTTGGAACAAATTTATTAATGCACAACAAACTGAAGACACATTCAAGAGGAAAATGAAACTTTGGCGATATTTGTACATTATTGTAAAG AATGCGTATCCCCGGCTTGGCCTTTATTTAGTTGGATCCACAATGTCAGGATTTGGTGCGGATACATCTGATATTGATATGTGCCTTGTATCACGAGCAATGTCTAATATAGACCCAAGAATGGaagctttatttaatttaactcttTTAAGAGACTGTTTAATCAAGACTG gggaatttgaaaaattcaatttaattggaGCTAAAGTTCCTATTCTTCGATTTAAGGATAGAGTACATAATCTCGaagttgatttaaattttaacaattgtgTTGGAATCAGAAATAcacatttgttgttttgttattctCAAC TCGATTGGAGACTGCGGCCGCTTGTACTTGTTATAAAACTATGGGCTCAATATCACAACATCAACAATGCTAAAAACATGACAATATCTAGTTATtctctagtgttgatggttatacattttttgcaatGTGCTGTTAGTCCACCTGTATTGCCTTGTTTACACGAAATGTATCCTGATAAATTTACCTTAATT CATCGATCAAATGATTTCGGTCATGTGGACATGAATGAAACAATGGCTCCATATGATTCTCAGAATACTCAGCCAATAGGACAGTTGTTCCTTCAATTTCTTCAATACTACAGtaattttaa TTACTCTCAATTCGCTATTTCTATAAGAACAGGAGCATTAATTCCAGTCGAATATTGCCGTCAagcaaaatcattgaaaaatgaCATTCATCAATGGAAGGAGTTGTGCATAGAAG aacCATTTGATCTCACAAATACTGCCAGATCTGTGTACGACTATGATACATTCGAAAGGGTGAAACTAGTATTTATAACCTCATACAGAGTGCTACAGGAAACACTTGATATAAATTCTATATTCACACCACTTGTTCCAGTTTGGCCAGTacaagaaaactaa